From Desulforegula conservatrix Mb1Pa:
ACGGCTGAATCCGAAGGTGAGCTGGGTCAGGTCGTTTGTCCCGAAAGAGAAAAATTCAGCTGTTTCAGCCATTTTATCGCCAAGCAGGGCTGCCCTTGGAGTTTCAACCATTGTTCCATATTTGATATTTATGGATTTTAGACCGTGATTGGCATAGACTTCCGGATAAATCTGATCAAATATAATTTTGGTGATGTTCAGCTCTTTAACATCACAGGTAACAGGAACCATTATTTCAGGAATCGGGTTCTTTCCTTCGTTAATGAGTTCAGCAGCACTTTCGAGTATTGCCTTTAACTGCATTTTTGTGATTTCAGGGTAGGTTATGCCAAGGCGCACACCTCTGTGCCCCATCATCGGGTTTGTTTCCTGTAGAGCATCACAGCGTTTTCTGACTTCAGCAAGATCGATGTCGAGAACCTTTGCGAGTTCAACCTGCATATCCTTCATGTGCGGAACGAATTCATGCAGAGGTGGATCAAGAAGTCTTATGGTTACAGGCATTCCATTCATTTCTTCAAGCGTGTTCTTGATGGTCGACTTTACAAAAGGATAGAGATCTTCAAGTGCAGATTCTCTTTCTTTTTGATTTTCGCTGAGAATCATTTTTCTGAGAAGGAAGAGCGGCGCTTCTGAGTTTGCACCGTAAAACATATGTTCTGTTCTGAAAAGGCCGATGCCTTCTGCTCCGAACTCTTTTGCCTGACGAGCATCTTCAGGGGTGTCGGCATTTGCTCTTACACCCATGGTTCTTGATTCATCAACCATTTGCATGAATGCTGCAAGACGCGGATTTTTGGTTGCGTCCATCATTTTTATTCTGTCTTCGTAAACAAGTCCTCTTGAGCCGTTGAGGGTTATAATATCTCCTTCAACATAGGTCTTGCCGTTTACTTTAAGCTTCTTGGCCTTTGCGTTAATTTCTAGGGCTCCGGCTCCTACTATGCAGCATTTTCCCCAGCCTCTGGCAACAAGTGCAGCATGGCTTGTCATGCCGCCTCTGGCTGTGAGTATGCCTTTTGCCGCTCTCATGCCCTCAACGTCTTCAGGGCTTGTTTCTTCACGGACAAGAATCGCGCTTCTGCCCTGTTTGGTCAGTTCGACCGCATCCTCAGATGTAAAAACTATTCTACCCTGAGCTCCTCCAGGTCCTGCCGGCAGACCCTTGGTGATGAGAACCGCGGTCTTTTCAGCCTCTGGATCAACTATCGGATGGAGAAGCTCGTTAAGCTGGAGAGGCTTCACCCTCATTATTGCTGTGTTTTTATCAATCAGGCCTTCTTCAAGCATATCCATCGCCATATTGAGTGCTGCGGTACCTGTTCGCTTGCCCACGCGGCACTGGAGCATGAAGAGTTTTTTGTCCTGTATTGTGAACTCGATATCGAGCATGTCCTTGTAGCGCTTTTCAAGTGTATCTCTTACATTGTCAAGCTCTCCGTAGACATCAGCTCCCATTGCATCAGACAGCGACGGCAGGTGGTCATTCTGGTCGTTTTTTGTTTCATTATTCAGGGGATTTGGGGTGCGGATTCCAGCAACAACGTCTTCACCCTGGGCATTCGGAACCCATTCACCATAAAACAGATTTTCACCTGTTGCAGGGTTTCTTGTGAAGGCAACACCTGTTCCTGAAGTGTCTCCCATATTTCCAAACACCATGCTCTGTACTGTGACAGCAGTGCCCCAGTCATCAGGAATGTTTTCTATTCGGCGGTAAGATTTAGCTCTTTTACCGTTCCAGCTTTTGAAAACAGCTCCGATGGCTCCCCATAGCTGATCTTCAGGGGTATCCGGGAATTCACTGCCAAGAGTTTCTTTGACCCTTAGTTTGAACTGTTCACAGAGGACTTTGAGTTCCTCGGTTGAAAGATCTGTGTCAGATTCGTAGCCTCTTGCCTTCTTGACTGCTCCAAGCATTCTGTCAAGCTGGGCTCGTACCCCATGTCCGTCTTCAGGTTCAATCCCCTCAGCTTTTTCCATAACAACGTCAGAATACATCATTATAAGTCTTCTGTACGCATCATAAACAAAACGTTCGTTTCCGGTTTTCTTGATGAGTCCAGGAATGGTGCTGGAGGCAAGGCCGACATTAAGCACGGTTTCCATCATGCCTGGCATGGACTGGCGTCCGCCTGAACGGCATGAGACAAGGAGAGGGCTTTCAGGGTCACCAAATTTCATGTCCATGATTTTTTCAACCATGATCATGGCTGCTTGTACTTCTTCCTGAAGCTGGTCAGGATAAACTCCACCTGAATTCAGGTATTGATTGCAGCATTCGGTGGTGATGGTGAAGCCTGGCGGTACAGGCAGCCCGATTTGGGCCATTTCAGCAAGGTTGGCACCTTTGCCGCCCAGAAGTTCTGTTTGGGAAGCATCTCCTTCGGCTTCGCCGTTTCCGAAACAGTAAACAAATTTTTTCATCACTCAACCTTTCTTTTTTTTCATGCCCGCCGTCCTCATCAGGCGCGGATCGGAGGAAAACTTCAATAATACAACACGTAAAATTTGAAATTATTTATAATTCCAATATTTTGAAGTTGTATATAAGTAGAATGTGCCGAAAATACACCTTTTGGTATTGCTTCCTGATTTTTATGTCAAGAAATTATTAATATTTTTAAAGTGTTGTTCTGTGTGTGGTCAAACCAGTATTGTTGTCTTAGGAGAGAATTATTGTATTTTCATGCTCATTTTTGATGATTCATTATATTTTTTGTGGAGTCGGTTCAGTTTGACAGTAACGCATATAAAGTGTTATTTTCAAAAATTAAGATGATTTGTTTTTTTAAATTTAATTTTATGAGGTAGTGTTATCGAAGCGCTTTCCAGGACATTTCTGGTTCATAATAAGCTTGGTCTTCATGCAAGGCCCGCAGCTTCCATTGCAAAGCTTGCCCAGCAGGCAAAATCAGATATATGGCTTATAAAGGGTGATGAAAAGGCAGATGCTGCAAGCATAATAGATATACTTACGCTGGCTTGCACACAAGGAACTACAATAAAAGTCGAAATTACCGATCATAACGATACGAGCATTCTTGAAAATATAGCAAGTCTTTTTGAAACCAGTTTTGGCGAGTAGGACAAAATGCCTAATTCAGTACCTGAAATCAGACTGGCAGGGTTCAGTGGTTCTCCCGGAGTTTGTATAGGCCAAGCCTATATAATCGAAAAGAAGGGCCTTGATGTAATAGAAAAATACCATATTCAGCCAGAGGCAAGATACAAAGAAGTCAACAGGCTGAAAAAAGCCGTACGAAAAGCCAAGGAAGAGTTGCAGCATCTCATTGCCTCTACATCGACCCAGGTGAGGGACCATGTTTATATTCTTGAGGCTCATATGGCCATGTTCAAGGATAAGATGCTTTACACCCAGGCTATAACTGCAATAGAGAAAGAAGGCCTTAACGCTGAGTGGGCAGTTAAGAAGGTGTCCGAGTCTGTTAAGTCGATTTTCAGGGAGATTCCTGATCCATACCTCAGGGAAAGAGCTGATGACATAACCCATGTTTCTGAACTGATTCTTCATAATCTTGTATGTGCTGAACCTGTTAAGATTAGCAGTATAGACAAACGGGTCATTCTTGTTGCAAGGGATCTTTCTCCGGCCGAGACTCTCCAGATCCAGCTTGATAAGGTTAAGGGCTTTGTCACTGACGGCGGAGGCAGGGCTTCCCATGCTAGTATCATTGCAAAAAGTCTCCAGATTCCATCTGTGCTTGGGTGCGGAGATGCCATGAGGCTGATTCAGAGTGATGATATTATAATTGTAGATGGTATCAATGGCCTTGTTATTATCCATCCCTCGGATCGTACGCTTGAAACATATGAGAGACTTAGATCCAGGTACGAAAAACACAAGGCGAGTGTAAATCGGAATGCTCATCTTCCGGCAGCCACCAACGATCATGTCACCATAAGAACCAAGGCGAATATTGAGCGTCCAGAAGAAATAGTTCAGGTGAGAGACTATGGCGGGGACGGAATAGGTCTGTTTCGTACGGAATTCATGTATATTGAAGGTGCTGGTTTTCCGAGCGAGTGCGAGCTTTTTGAAAGATACAGGGAGATAGCCGAATTTATGTCTCCAAATCCCGTTACTTTTAGAACGCTTGATATTAATGGCGATAAAATAGTGCCTGGTGCAAATATACAGCCTGAGGAGAATCCGGCCCTTGGTCTCAGAGGAATCAGATTCTGTTTGAAACGCCAGAATTATTTTATGGATCAGATTAAAGCCATACTTAGGGCCAGTGCTTATGGTGATATTCGTATTCTTTTTCCAATGATTTCGAGCATGGAAGAAGTCCTGGAATCAAAAAAACTGCTTGCCGAAGCAAAGGACTCACTCGCAAAAGAAGGCGCTAAATTTAATCCTGATATGCCTGTCGGCATAATGATAGAAGTCCCCTCAGCCGTAATACTGGCAGATGAACTTGCCAAAGAAGTTGATTTTTTCAGCATAGGAACAAATGACCTGATACAGTATGCCCTTGCCATTGACAGAGGCAACCCCCAGGTTGCCTATCTATATGATGCTATGCATCCGGCGATTCTCAGAATGCTT
This genomic window contains:
- a CDS encoding HPr family phosphocarrier protein — translated: MEALSRTFLVHNKLGLHARPAASIAKLAQQAKSDIWLIKGDEKADAASIIDILTLACTQGTTIKVEITDHNDTSILENIASLFETSFGE
- the ppdK gene encoding pyruvate, phosphate dikinase, producing the protein MKKFVYCFGNGEAEGDASQTELLGGKGANLAEMAQIGLPVPPGFTITTECCNQYLNSGGVYPDQLQEEVQAAMIMVEKIMDMKFGDPESPLLVSCRSGGRQSMPGMMETVLNVGLASSTIPGLIKKTGNERFVYDAYRRLIMMYSDVVMEKAEGIEPEDGHGVRAQLDRMLGAVKKARGYESDTDLSTEELKVLCEQFKLRVKETLGSEFPDTPEDQLWGAIGAVFKSWNGKRAKSYRRIENIPDDWGTAVTVQSMVFGNMGDTSGTGVAFTRNPATGENLFYGEWVPNAQGEDVVAGIRTPNPLNNETKNDQNDHLPSLSDAMGADVYGELDNVRDTLEKRYKDMLDIEFTIQDKKLFMLQCRVGKRTGTAALNMAMDMLEEGLIDKNTAIMRVKPLQLNELLHPIVDPEAEKTAVLITKGLPAGPGGAQGRIVFTSEDAVELTKQGRSAILVREETSPEDVEGMRAAKGILTARGGMTSHAALVARGWGKCCIVGAGALEINAKAKKLKVNGKTYVEGDIITLNGSRGLVYEDRIKMMDATKNPRLAAFMQMVDESRTMGVRANADTPEDARQAKEFGAEGIGLFRTEHMFYGANSEAPLFLLRKMILSENQKERESALEDLYPFVKSTIKNTLEEMNGMPVTIRLLDPPLHEFVPHMKDMQVELAKVLDIDLAEVRKRCDALQETNPMMGHRGVRLGITYPEITKMQLKAILESAAELINEGKNPIPEIMVPVTCDVKELNITKIIFDQIYPEVYANHGLKSINIKYGTMVETPRAALLGDKMAETAEFFSFGTNDLTQLTFGFSRDDTGGFMNDYLEKGIIGVDPFQSIDTSGVGELIKIAVERGRATRKDIKIGICGEQGGDPASVRFCYKAGLDYVSCSPFRVPIARLAAAQAAIMEAK
- the ptsP gene encoding phosphoenolpyruvate--protein phosphotransferase; translated protein: MPNSVPEIRLAGFSGSPGVCIGQAYIIEKKGLDVIEKYHIQPEARYKEVNRLKKAVRKAKEELQHLIASTSTQVRDHVYILEAHMAMFKDKMLYTQAITAIEKEGLNAEWAVKKVSESVKSIFREIPDPYLRERADDITHVSELILHNLVCAEPVKISSIDKRVILVARDLSPAETLQIQLDKVKGFVTDGGGRASHASIIAKSLQIPSVLGCGDAMRLIQSDDIIIVDGINGLVIIHPSDRTLETYERLRSRYEKHKASVNRNAHLPAATNDHVTIRTKANIERPEEIVQVRDYGGDGIGLFRTEFMYIEGAGFPSECELFERYREIAEFMSPNPVTFRTLDINGDKIVPGANIQPEENPALGLRGIRFCLKRQNYFMDQIKAILRASAYGDIRILFPMISSMEEVLESKKLLAEAKDSLAKEGAKFNPDMPVGIMIEVPSAVILADELAKEVDFFSIGTNDLIQYALAIDRGNPQVAYLYDAMHPAILRMLKMVVDVCKKHNIEVCMCGEMAGEIQNLPLVLGLGMDELSINPPFIPEIKNIIRAVSQKETRAFVEEALKLTTSEQVYDLVQERYGHLFRLENA